The DNA sequence ccttttgtgattttagTGATACAGGAATTGAACACTCTATGGAGGCCTCGACACAAGTAAAAAAGATTCACCACATGGAAGAACTAACATCAGAATTTAATACAACAATAAGCTGCAATAACCAAACCATTTGGAGAGCCGTCAATATGAATCTTTTAAATCATTTAAGTTTTGTATAAAACGAAACCTGGGAATGTAATGTAGATGTAATGTGTAGAAAGAGAGGGACCTTTGGATGGCTTTTTAAAGAAAGAGACTGAAGCAAAAGAATGGTCAGATTAATGTGACAATAATCCGTTAATGCTCCTTCACCATTGCTTGGATCATTAAGCGTCCAGAAAACACAAGTAATATGAAGGCTTGCCACATATTTCCACTGTTCAATCTTGTATCCCCAGATGTTCAAAGCAGCAACAGATTTGGATGATTCATCACCAACAACAACCAGGTTTTGTTAGGCTTGCAAGCCATTCTTGCAGCAGAGACACCGAGCAGTTGTTGACTGATGATATGAGCCAATAATGATCCCTGCACATTGAAACACCCAACTTATTAACAGTTTCATATCTCAAGCAGCTCTCAAATCAGCAATTCAAAAGCAGAATGGATCAAACTGGGAAGGAAAAAAATAGCGGAACCCTGGAAAAAAAAGTAAAACAGCTTTTCTAAGCTAAAACATCAACCGTACCATATGCGAACACAATGTCAAGAATACATAGTCGATTAAATAAATCTCTTAGCATCATATTCCAACTTGGATTGTTAGACATCCGTAGCCAGGAAGAAGCCGATGAAGAATATGGAAAACTACAGACCCTCATTGAAGTCTCTGCATGAGTTTCTCCACCATGATCTTTTGCTGCACGCCACTCAAAGATTCCGAGTTCATTATTGCATTTGATACGAGAATGACTGTCGATGGGGAGGAAGCATTTACCTAATATAAAAAGCCGAAAAGGAATTAACAAACAGAGAAAAGTGTAATCTGGTAATGGTTCAGCTGTACAATTATAGTAACTTTTCTTTAGTTCCAATAATCAagacagaataacatcaagaatgatAATATGATACCCAGACTCGGCCATTTAAACCAACAGCTATTTCATACGACAATGTCTTTCCAAGAGCCTCAAGAACAGGGCATGTCGGAGAGCTTAGTAGCCTGAAGAAGAGAAGgtaagaaataaaaagaaaaaaaaatctgataaaCACTTGTCAGTTCGAATCGAATTGCTTAAACCAATAGCTAAGTTGACATCTTCTCACATCCGTGATAAGCCAGTTGATGTTTCAAACATGTAACCATCCTTCAACTGACCAAACTCTGAAGCTTTTCCAGTCTCTATATAAGGAAAACAGACAATTCAGTCAGCATATAAGCATGCCAAAACCAGAAACCACCAAGCAGTAAGATGTAGTTCTCATTCTGCATCACTAAGAAATTGTCACGACCCAAATGATGAATAAACAAACACATTAATGATGTCTGAAACCACATGATTCAAAATCCTTAAGTTGAGTTAATGGTACCAAGTTCATATAGTTGCTATAAACAATCACATGCATCTTCCAACTTTTGGTTTGGGACTAAATAAAAGCATCATAAGAACTCTTTTGTTGAGTAACAAAAGGAAAGCAAGCAGCAGATAGGTTCAGCAAGAACATAGTACCATCCACGCAAGAAAGTTCAGGATTCATGCTGTTATTAGCTTTGACCACCCGGACATATAGCAAAGTACCTATCTGCAGCAGATGTTCACCGATGAGTACAGATAAGCAACAGATATATATCATAACTCATAGGTAGCATAAAATTATAGGACAAGCAACATGGAAAAACAATGCACAACATCAGTCAAGTCATCCAAGATTGCTTTTAGGATCCTCTATTGGACGTAAAGCACAGGCTACACTGAAATTACAAGTGGACAAATCAGCACCGTTTCACAAATTCAAGATGCATGAGATGATGCACACACTTCTAGTCTTAAACTTTCTAAGCCTTCTAATCTTAAATCATGCatttttcaatatatattttaattaagcAGAGAACATGTTCGACACAAGAATTAAGAATAAATAAAACAAACAATCATGTAGACTGGTCAGCTACCTAATACTGACAATAAAACTTATAGGAAATGAGAAAGGTGATATTATTACAAAGCAGAAAAATGATGATTGAAAGAATAAGACATATTGCATTCTTTTTGCCGTTAAAGAAAAAATGGCAAGTAATCTTAACCTAGACCAGAAAAAAACAAAGCATGTTGCATAATGGTTAAATGATAAAACTGAATACTATCCACTATAtcacaataaataataataataataaattttgccATTAAAGTGACAGACAGAATTAAAGGAAGATCTGAAGGAAAATGGTGGTAAAATCACCAAGTAAACTAATACCTCAAACTTTGGTATGTTTCTCCGAGTTCCACCTTCAAATGCAAGCACAGGTAAAAATGCCAACGTAGGAGCTTTTATGTCAACCAGAAAGTTCTGAGAAAAAACAAAGAACAGTAACATACTCATAAAGAACAAAACTACTTCTTAATCGAACACAAATATAATTCTGCAAAACCAAATGGACGACTTCAAACAACAAGCCATAACgtcaatctctttttttttgttttatgacaACATTACTAGTCAATCAAAGATTAGTCAATCTCTTTCATTACTTCTAATAAAGTTTTCTTGGGTCTCTACCTCATCTTATACCACTAATTTCAATCAACCTCCTAGTTTAGTCAGAACATCTACAGAACTTCCTAGGATATTTTCCTACGTTAACAAGTGTTAAAATTTCTTGATCTTTCTAGTATCCTCACACATTCATCTTAGCAACACTAACATTTTGTATCCGTTATTTCCTAAAAGTAAAATATTCTGGTTGACAAAGCATCGCACAACTTACAactatcatacaaaaattttcttttaaccaTCCTGCTTTAACACTAGGAATAATACCAATCACATAGAACTAATATCGATCTCCCCATTAACCACCCTGCTTTAACACTAGGAATAGTAACTTCATCaatcaattataaaatataaaacacCTTAAACGTCTACTTCTAGTAAATTCTTGGCATTCCATTTTAACTATCCTTACAATTCATCTTTTGTTATAGCTAATATACACGTTCGGTCTTGTTTAGCAAaattatagattaaaaaaatgagATCACATTGAGGTAGTTACTCAATGGCTGATACAAAGTGGAACCACCTATTACCTCTCTATGAACCAATAGAAACTAAGAAAAGAAATATCCTTGCATGCTAGAAGCTTCAGATTAGATTCTTTAACTCAAAACCTTTTCCATTTGTCACATTAATTTAACCCATGTATTTCATCATTGTAAAACTATATCTGCCTCATAATCTATTAATCCATGTACTATTGCTCATTTACTtgtttttgttgtatttcttaTCTGACATATGCACTAATCATTAGTCCACAATTCCTAGATCCTAAGAGAAATTTTTGTTGTTGCCCACATATTAATCAACTTTATAAACCATGAGAAGCTTAACCATGAACATGGCAACCTAAGTAGCATCAATGTAAAATAACGAGATATTAAAGGATGTAGCAAGAGAACATATAAATGAGAACTTATTCACCAAGGGTCCAACTATCATATAAAATTGATGGCTATTACATAAAAGGGACCTGGCTATGAATGACTCAAACAAACAAGGCTACATATGACAGATATCTTCGCGCTAAGTTTAGACAAGATTTACATGCCAAGCTCAAGAGGATTAATTACATTCTACTTAGTTAAGAACACACAAGAAATCAGGACAATATGAAGGATTTTAGTATGACATTTTTAATGATAGGTCTAGAAGGGTACGACCAtaaacagagaaaaaaaaaaaaaaaaagacaagtcCTCCGcttatttttcatctttgtttctcCATTCTATGCATGATCCCAGTGTATGCAAATGGAAAGATTATGCGGACAGACATTTGCTCTTAAATGTAACACAACACGAATGTGTGAATATGTAAAAGGCCTGACGTTGTCAAGACACTTACATCTGGTTTACAATCGACCACAATGCCAAGAACTGTATCTTCCACACACGGCGCATACTGCAATATATAAAGTACCATTAGGAATAACCGAAAAAGAATGATTGAGACATGATATGAACTCATATACTGCATAAAGATTATCTTATCGAGGAAAAAATAGCTCCTAATCATAAATACACAAAGATTCTCCAGCACAATCACCAAACAAAAGGTGCATCAGAGCGATggttcaacttttttttttggtgacaGACAAGTATCCAACCTCACCAGATAGTACTCTCAAAGCATACTGCACTTTTGCTGCCAGTGATAGACAACGAAgaccaaaaagaagaagagaaaaagatcgCTCACTCTTTTGTGAGAGCTCTCGACCCAGTACTTGTTCGGTTTCGATAACCTCAGCTTCCCAGCCTTCATGACCGATATCGTATCGCAATCCTGCAGACCAATCAAAGAAAATAAGCAAATCAGGTTCACAAGagaaaaagagaagcaagaacagAAACCACAATCTTCGAAAGAACAAAATTCTGCAACACATAACAACACCTGGCGTAGCCCTGCTCCCAATTTGATGGTCTGGTTCGCCATGGCCGTGAGATCCAGAACGGTGTCGCCGGGGACCTAAGAGAAAAATTCAGTGATCGACGGACTCGCAAGATAAAGGTAAAGGAGATGGGAGATTGATGGAATGGTGAACTCACGACGGTTCTGTCGACGAGGCTCGTCGGCGGGGCATCGGAGGTCTCTGCATTCATCTCCGAGGTTAGAGTTTCTTTGGGTACTGATCGTGTCGGAGCAGAGGAGCGAGGCAAAGCAAATGGAAGAGAGCCTCAGCGGCCGGCAGATTAGGGGTTTTGGCTCGGGCTTCGAAATGGAGCGGGTCCAAAATTTTCGGGTCGGATCTATTTGAACCATTCATAACCGGTtcatacatatgtatgttgaCAGCATACGAGCGGATTCAAATACAAACACGTGTGTAAAGAAAGTTGGGTTTGGTTTCAAATTCTTATGCGTTCTCGTcatctttttataattatattttaaagataaaaaatcttaaatatttgtaTCTGCTTAATCCGtttatattaatatcaaataCCCAAATTAAAAAGAGACATTTTTTGAAACATGTCTCACAATCATCCTTTTATTGGCTCGCTCAATCGCATTTCTTTTGctaatagaaaaaaaatcaagTGAAGTAAATTAAAGATTGATGGAACAAAAAGAGATAAATAAAGATATAATCAACAATGTTGTCATCAACAGTATTATGCCAACCTTTAGCATGCACCTGTGAGATGTGAGTCATTCAGTACAAAGGTAGACCTGTAAGAGAAATACCACTTTAATTCACATGCATCATGTAATCTTTTTTGCTTGAAAATTCATGAGTACAATCCATACATTGAAAATTCATGATTGGCTTTACCTCTCATGTATATACTTAATCTAAGCTTGGGATGACCCCTTAAACAACTTATTACCTTGAGAGCCCAGCCAAATACTAGAAACCTCCACAGTTATACATTTACCAGACTAAGATAGCAGACATTAAAATTCATCATCATCCTTGCTGATACTAGTATTGTTCACAAGGAATTCCAGCAGCCAGCTTGTGATGAGGCATGGGACAGCATTTCCTCCATCTTTCTTTTGCATGACTGTTGAAAAACCTACAAGCAAAAGAGCATAATGTCATCAGCCAAAAGCcagatcagtttttttttttttttctttaactagaTCTAACCAATATGGCATTCTtgtatcttccttttcttcatttGATGATAATTCAGTAGAACAACAGCCAATGCCTACTGATATATATATTGAGAAGAACTGGATGAGCCATCTTGATGTAAAATTAATTTACTATGGTTAAATATTACCTTCAGAATGTATCAGCTACTGAACTATTCTGCACAAGGACTGGCATTTCTGTTATAGTGCTATCACTTGGCAAATAAATGCTAATGGTTAATTGCCAGTAGTCATAATGTACAGATAAGCCTTTCCTTAATATGAATCTAAGTACATGATACAACGGAAACTCCTTTGAAGCCACATTATGTACAAAGTACAAACAACTAACAAGGAGCAGAAAGTCCCAATTAGGATTTGTAAAAATGCTGAGTAGCCATTATGCTAATTCTTATGACTCATCAGGCTTTGGCTCAAGCACTACAGAGATTTTCTCTTTGTGATCACCACGCAGAACTTCCACAGTCACCTAAAGTAGAGGAGGGCAACAGAGAATTAGTTTAAAGCATGAATAACACCTACATGCAACTGCACCACAAAAAAGTTCTTATTCACTATACAATTATTATAAGGTATTGGAAACTTAAAGAGGTTGCACATGAAGTTACTCCAGCAAAAATGTGGCTAATGATTCAAAGTTGCTTCATTCAACAAAtttctagaaaaaaaattatatttgatcttaattccactagcagtaataatttaaaAGTTCATCCTTAAAAGAAGTAATAATTTCAACATTTAGCAACTAGTTTAGTGAGAATCTTAGACAGCACCTCAAGAAGTTTAGTACTCAGCTAATGCAGAAGAAACTTTTTAGAGATCAGTGTTACTCTAACTTGAAGAGAAGAAGATGCCCCTACAAGCAAAAATAAATGGGAAATAAAATAGTTTATTGCTATAATACAAGAAAATGGTTAAGAGATATGGTATGCTAACATTATAAAAATTATCCTTAGTAACAGCAACACCATCCATTTTTTTTCATTCAGATACACCATCATCAGCAGATCCAAGGCAGCATGCAATCCTTCTCAAGTTTTATTcacaattttcttttatgtgtgtAATGATCTCAGTCATATCGGGATTGGGTGGTAACTGACAGCCTTGTTTTTCCAGGAAAACAACCATTTTGAGTGAGACGGAATAACCAACTTTGTTTAATTGGTTGGATCAGCTTTGTTGACAGGAATGCACACATGGGTGACCTGAACTTTCATCATGACAAAATTGTTCAAAACTCATGCTTTATTGATTCCTTGTAGCATGATATGACATACATCTGTACCCAAGAGCCACAAGGATATTCACATATAGTAATGAAACACCAGTCGATGCATTTTTTATTAGGAATTGCGGTTTCATGATTCTTTTCCCAATTCAATAAAGCACAGCTTACAGAAGTACACTGGATGGTGTGACAAATTAAAACTAAGTACCATGCAGATCTGCAAGTTTAAGTTTCCAGATATAAAGTATAATGTTTTCAGCAAAAATAATAATTCTCCatatcaagaaagaaagaaactgaAATTACCGTATCACCAACTTTGCATTGATCCAAGATTCGATACAAATCACTGCCATTTGTGACTTTTTTACCATTCACTGATGTAATGATATCTCCCAAAATAAGCCGGCCATATGCATCCCGCTTGGTTGGTTGCAGGCCCTGTGAATATCAAAGTAT is a window from the Musa acuminata AAA Group cultivar baxijiao chromosome BXJ2-1, Cavendish_Baxijiao_AAA, whole genome shotgun sequence genome containing:
- the LOC135583514 gene encoding uncharacterized protein LOC135583514; amino-acid sequence: MNAETSDAPPTSLVDRTVVPGDTVLDLTAMANQTIKLGAGLRQDCDTISVMKAGKLRLSKPNKYWVESSHKRYAPCVEDTVLGIVVDCKPDNFLVDIKAPTLAFLPVLAFEGGTRRNIPKFEIGTLLYVRVVKANNSMNPELSCVDETGKASEFGQLKDGYMFETSTGLSRMLLSSPTCPVLEALGKTLSYEIAVGLNGRVWVNASSPSTVILVSNAIMNSESLSGVQQKIMVEKLMQRLQ